TCACCTCGATCGCCGCCGACCTCGACCGGACCGACGGCGGCCCCGAGCGCGGGTACGGGAACCGTGCCGGGTTCGCCGAGCTGACCGAGAACGCCGAGGCACGCCGCGAGGCGCTGGACCGCATCCTGCCGCGCCTCCAGATCGCCGACCGGTGCAAGCTCGACGGCCGCTTCCTGACCGTGCGCGGCGACCTGCGCGCGTACAAGATCCACCTGGGCTCGGCGAGCATCCTGACGGGACCGGACGACAGCTACCTGTGCGTCGTCCCGGCAGGCCGCTCGGGACGGGGCAAGGTCTTCCTCCCGCTCGAGGACGACCGCCTGTCGCTGATCCTGAGCAAGGCGTTCCTACTGGCCGCCGACACGGAGATCGCGGACGAGTCCATCGTCGCGCAGATCGAGCGGGGCGCCTGACGGCGGAGTAGGACCTGATGGGCGTACCGCACGGGTGACCGCACGGGACCCTGACACAGCACGGGACCCTGACGAGCCATCGGCCCACGAGGAGAGCAACCGCCGGAAAAGCCCCTTTTGTCACGAACTCGCCCTCCGTGACGTCACGAAGGCGCCCCGACCTCTGGCGACTGCCGCCCAGCGTGCGCTGACCTGCCGAAGTGACCGCCTACCCCCACCTCGGGAGCAGCCCAGGACTCCCCTGCACGCCCCACGGGCAACAGGGGTCTTCCGTTTTTCCCGCCGGAGGCGTAGGTTCCGTTTACCCCGCGACGGCGCCTCCCGAGGCGCTGGCCCGCCTCATCCGGAGGGCGGGCCGCGCGGGGGCCAAATCTGTAGGGCCCTGCTGTGCCCCGGTACTTGGGCGGGTCGGTCGAGGGAGGACGCAGGCCCGCTGAGGCCTGGACGCCAGGTGCCTTCGACGAGAGAGGCGACCAAGGCGGGCGTCGGCAGCGCACTGTCTCCGTTCACCCCTGGGTCGGTGGCCGCCCCCTCTTCTCCGCATCCACACGCCGATTGGCGATCACGACATCGCAAGCAGCCTCACCGGCAAGGCGATCGCGAGCACCCGATGACAGCAGGTGAGGCGGCGTCTCGGCGTGTGGAAGGAAATTTCTTCGTAGGGCTGTATGGCGGTCCGGGTCGGTCGACGGCCGTAAGGGTGCGAGCAGTTGAGCGGAGACCGAGACGGAGTGCGGTGATTCGTGGACGGTCATACCGAGGCGAACCTGAGGGCGCTGGCCGGGGCGCGGTCCTTCGAGCGTGGGGTCGACTACGTCGACGCGGTGTCCGGGATCGAGGTCGGTGACGACTGGATCAGAGCGTCGGTCCATGGCACGGAGCGCTACGAGGTCGAGCTGACCCTGGGCGGGCGCGGGGGGCCGGCGGGCGCCTGCGACTGCCCGTACGGCCAGGAAGGCAACTTCTGCAAGCACCTGGTCGCGCTCGGTCTGACCGTTCTGGCTCAGAAGGCCGACCTCCCCCGGCAGCGGAGGGCGGCCCGGGACCGGGCGCGGGGCCTTGAGGACTGGCTCTCCGGTCTGTCGCGGGGCGAACTGCTCACCCTCGTGCGGGACGAGGCCGCCAAGGACCGGAATGTGCGGCGCCGCCTGGAGCTGCGGGCGGCGAGCGCCAGGGGCGACTTGGCCTGGTTTCGGTCACGTGTCCGTGAATTGCTTGATATCGGCCCGTTCACCCGGTACGGCTACGTCGAGTACGCCGACGCCCGCGCCTACGCGGACCAGGCCGGGCAGGCGGTGTCCGCGATCCGGTCGCTGACCGGTTCGGGCAGGGCGGCAGCCGCGACGGTCCTGGCGCGAGAGGCGATCGGGCTGCTGGCCGGGGTCGTGGAGAGCGTCGACGACTCCGACGGATGGCTCGGGCAGATCGGTGCCGACCTCGCCGGGGTCCATTACGACGCTTGTCACGAGGCCCGCCCCGACCCCGAGGAGCTCGCGCACTGGCTGGTCGCACACGCGCTCGATGACGCGGCCGACCTGACCGGCATCGACCCGCTCGACTACCACGACCTGCTCGGCGACCGACCGGGGGATGACCGCCCTGCGCCGGCGCGCGGTCGAGGCGTGGAAGTTCCACCGCACCGGCTGGGCCGAGAAACACCTGGTGCAGCGCCTCGCCAAGGCGGGAGGGGACATCGACATGGTGATCGCCCTGCACGCCGAGGACCTTGCGCCGAACGGCCACACCCACCTGGTCATCGCCCAGGAACTGAACACCGCCGACCGCCCCGCCGAAGCACTGGAATGGGCCGAGCGCGGCATCCGGGACGTCGAAGACCTCGCCACCGTCGACACCGCTCTGGTCGACCACCTCGCCGACCGCTACGCACGGACCGGTCGCCTCGCCGACGCCGTCGCCCTGCGACGGGACCACTTCGCCGCGCGCCGCACCCTGCTCACCTACCGACAACTCCGCGCCGCGGCCCAGGCGAACGGATGCTGGCCGGCCGAGCGTGAGAACGCGCTGTCCCTGCTGCGTGTCGACGCGGGACGGAAGGGCACCCACGGCGGCTCCGCCCTGGTCGACGTCCTGCTCGACGACAAGGACATCGACGCGGCCTGGCAGGCAGCCGTCGAAACCGGTGCCCACGACAGCCAGTGGCTCACCCTCGCCGACGAGTACCGTGCCGCCCGCCCCGCCGAGGCTCTCCCCGTCTACCTCCGCCTGGCCGACCCGCTCACTCGCCAAACCGGAAACGCCACTTACGAACAGCTCGTCAGCCTGCTGCTGAGCATCCGCGACTGCCACCACCGCCTGGGCACCCCGGACGCGTTCACGGCCTACGCCGCCAACCTGCGCGCCACCCAGAGGCGCAAGCGGAACCTGATGCGACTGATGGACGAACACGACCTGTGAGACCTGTGGGCTGCCCGTGCCCGCCCGCGCGGCCGTGTTACGGCTGTATGGGTGGGTCGGCCTGTCGCCGATCCAGGCGCCCACCGCACCTCGTTGCCGTGCTCCGCGAGCACCTGGACACACGAGGCACGGCTGACAACGGGCGACGGTTCTGAGCGAGAAGGGATCGGTCGTTCCGTCCTGGACGTACTCACGCGTGTGGCAGGAAGCTCGGTCCGAGGTGGCCGAGCTCCCCGGCAACAGCGCCAATCGGCGTATCGAGGACCTGCTGCGCGACTACCGTACCGGCCATTTCCTGTGGGTCCGGCCGCACATCAGCCGACCGCGATGCCCAAGCAGCTGCTCCTCTCCACGGAGGAGCAGCTGTCCACGGCCGGTCTAGCAGGAGGAGCGGGAGTCGATGCGGATGGCGGTGATGCGGCCGCTGGAGCTCATG
This region of Streptomyces chromofuscus genomic DNA includes:
- a CDS encoding DUF7737 domain-containing protein; the encoded protein is MDERPARPLGRQRGRPHRAAGEWRVRFFHTWIDWAGDDELASTDQGRFDRRVAGAWREAPLTDVPPLVFSEAMRDVDLFVGVTSIAADLDRTDGGPERGYGNRAGFAELTENAEARREALDRILPRLQIADRCKLDGRFLTVRGDLRAYKIHLGSASILTGPDDSYLCVVPAGRSGRGKVFLPLEDDRLSLILSKAFLLAADTEIADESIVAQIERGA